TATATTGGCAAGGAACCAACACTCAATTTATAGCAACCAACGTTATTTATCCTCAAAACGGTGTTTCTCATTTTAAAGCGTTCGAAGACAATGCCAGAATTTCATGGATGCATACAAAATTATGCTTTGGTATGTTGCGTAGACTGCCCATGTTAATTGCGAGAAAACTTAAAAGATGAAACAAAGTAACCAACATTGGGCGAAAATGGAAGAAAGAGGCTCAAGGATTGGCTTAAAAATTCTTTTATGGGTTTATCGGTTATTTGGTAGAAGGCTATTATGGCTAGTACTTTTTCCTGTCGTGTTATTTATGTTCCTTACAGGAAGTAGAGCAAGGTTAGCGTCGTACCAGTTTTTTAAACAAGCGCATCGTGTCAATAGTGATGTGCCTAAGCCTAGTTTTTACACTAGTTTAAAACATTTTTGTCAATTTGCAGATTCAGCATTTGATAAGTTCGATGCATGGCTGAACAGAATAAAGCAACAAGATTTAACCTATAACGATAGCCAAGTATTTCCTAGGCTAGTAGAACGAAAGAAAGGGGCAATTTTTATCGGTTCACACCTAGGTAATTTAGAAGTATGTCGAGCATTAAGTTACGGAAAGTATACAACAAAAATTAATGTGCTTGTTTTTACTGACCATGCCGTAAAGTTTAACGAAATGCTGCAAAGTGTGAATGAAGGTGTTGCGATTAATTTGATCCAAGTTGGTGCTATGTCGCCCGCATTGGCCATTTCCCTTAAAGAAAAAGTCGACAATGGTGAAATGATAGTGATTGTTGGTGATAGAACTAGTGTTACTCAACAAAGTCGTGTGGAATATGTACCATTTTTAGGTAATGATGCTGCCTTTTCTCAAGGGCCGTTTATACTTGCCGCATTGTTAGATTGTCCAATTTATTGGTTTTTTTGTTTTAAAGAAAAGGGTGGTTTTCATGTTGTTTTTGAACATGTTAGCGACGGGCTTGCTTTGCCAAGAAAGCAGCGAAACATTATTTTAAAAGAGGTAATAACTGCATATGCTGAGCGATTAGCGTATTATGCGGTGCGTTATCCGTTTCAATGGTTTAATTTTTTTGATTTCTGGCAGAAAGATGAAACTGTAAGTAGAAGAAAAGAAAAATAAGTTAGGATAGAAATGAACTCAGTCGTATTTGGTCAAGGCAGACTAGCCATCGAAGATATCGTTGCAATTGCAACCGGTGATGTTGCTGTTGAAATTACTAACGATAAATATTTCGTTGAACGTATTGAGAGCGCTGTAACATTTTTAGACGCTTTATTAGCGGAAGATGGCGTGATTTATGGCGTTACCACCGGTTATGGTGACTCTGTTACTACTGAAATTCCTTTAGAGCTTGTGCAAGAGCTGCCGCTACATTTAACGCGTTTTCATGGTTGTGGCCTAGGTGATTTTTTTGATGAAACTCAAGGAAAAGCGATTTTAGCCACTAGATTAGCATCTTTAACTCAAGGGTATTCAGGTGTTAGTTGGGATTTACTCAATTTGCTGTCAACATTTATCAATGAAAATATTATTCCTGTAATCCCACAAGAAGGCTCTGTTGGTGCTAGTGGTGATCTTACTCCTTTATCGTACGTGGCTGGCGCGCTAATAGGTGAACGTGATGTTTATTATCAAGGCAAAGTAACAGCGAGTCGCGATATTTTAGAACAATTAGCTTTAACACCCATTACTTTACGCCCTAAAGAAGGGCTCGCGATCATGAATGGAACAGCTGTGATGACAGCCTTAGCGTGTTTAGCTTATGACCGTGCGCAATACTTAGCAAAAATGGCAGCTCGCATCACCTCTCTTTCTAGTATCGCGCTTAAAGGTAATAGTCACCATTTTGATGAAATTTTATTTTCGGTCAAACCTCATCAAGGTCAACAACTTGTTGCTAAACGAATCCGAGATGATTTAAATCATCATGAGCACCCACGAAATGCCGATAGGCTTCAAGATCGATATTCAATACGTTGTGCTCCGCATGTGATTGGTGTGTTGCAAGATAGCTTGCCATTTTTTAAAACCACCATTGAAAATGAATTAAACTCAGCAAATGACAATCCGATTATTGATGGCATAGGTGAACATGTACTTCATGGTGGGCACTTCTATGGTGGTCATATTGCAATGGTAATGGACAGTATGAAAACTGCCGTGGCGAACCTAGCTGATTTAGCTGATAGGCAGATTGCATCGTTAGTAGATACCCGTTACAACAATGGCTTACCAGCAAACCTTACTTCAAGTTGCGATCAACGTCGTTATATAAACCATGGCCTTAAAGCAGTACAAATAGGAGCCTCTGCTTACACAGCAGAAGCATTGAAATTAACAATGCCCGCCAGTGTGTTTTCTCGATCTACAGAGTGTCATAATCAAGATAAAGTCAGCATGGGCACCATTGCTGCGCGAGATGGCTTACGTGTTTTGCAATTAACAGAGCAAGTATTAGCAAGTACATTACTGGCAGCTGTGCAGGGAATTCGTATTAGATTAGCAAATAATGAGCTTACCTTAGATTCATTATCGCCTAGCCTGATTACTATGTATCAAGACATTGCAAATTATTTTCCTGATTTATCAGAAGATAGACCTTTAGACAGTATGCTAAGACAAACGATCAGTCATATTCAAACCCAACGTTGGCCTTTATATGAAGAGTAAAGATGCGTTAATCAGTGCTTATGCGGAAATAGACATACCTTTTCAAGATTGTGACCCTATGCAGGTTGTTTGGCATGGTAATTATG
The Thalassotalea hakodatensis genome window above contains:
- a CDS encoding LpxL/LpxP family acyltransferase encodes the protein MKQSNQHWAKMEERGSRIGLKILLWVYRLFGRRLLWLVLFPVVLFMFLTGSRARLASYQFFKQAHRVNSDVPKPSFYTSLKHFCQFADSAFDKFDAWLNRIKQQDLTYNDSQVFPRLVERKKGAIFIGSHLGNLEVCRALSYGKYTTKINVLVFTDHAVKFNEMLQSVNEGVAINLIQVGAMSPALAISLKEKVDNGEMIVIVGDRTSVTQQSRVEYVPFLGNDAAFSQGPFILAALLDCPIYWFFCFKEKGGFHVVFEHVSDGLALPRKQRNIILKEVITAYAERLAYYAVRYPFQWFNFFDFWQKDETVSRRKEK
- a CDS encoding HAL/PAL/TAL family ammonia-lyase, giving the protein MNSVVFGQGRLAIEDIVAIATGDVAVEITNDKYFVERIESAVTFLDALLAEDGVIYGVTTGYGDSVTTEIPLELVQELPLHLTRFHGCGLGDFFDETQGKAILATRLASLTQGYSGVSWDLLNLLSTFINENIIPVIPQEGSVGASGDLTPLSYVAGALIGERDVYYQGKVTASRDILEQLALTPITLRPKEGLAIMNGTAVMTALACLAYDRAQYLAKMAARITSLSSIALKGNSHHFDEILFSVKPHQGQQLVAKRIRDDLNHHEHPRNADRLQDRYSIRCAPHVIGVLQDSLPFFKTTIENELNSANDNPIIDGIGEHVLHGGHFYGGHIAMVMDSMKTAVANLADLADRQIASLVDTRYNNGLPANLTSSCDQRRYINHGLKAVQIGASAYTAEALKLTMPASVFSRSTECHNQDKVSMGTIAARDGLRVLQLTEQVLASTLLAAVQGIRIRLANNELTLDSLSPSLITMYQDIANYFPDLSEDRPLDSMLRQTISHIQTQRWPLYEE